One genomic segment of Borrelia coriaceae includes these proteins:
- a CDS encoding LptF/LptG family permease, with protein MRVLKDNYESYIIIEFVKYFLITFLFFFFVFFINQILFFMRILLQNYVPFLKAFIFVVYSLPMIIALSPPFAALLSVILTIYRFKLNNEILAFRSIGISIFDLLVPFFKLGVIIALISFIANDFLLPLGSIGRLKIFNEIKEEIPHLILKPYSSKQYGDLIFVSGEKSERGYRNVTFFDNTKLKGHDRILMARELNIQKENHQVYFILNDVLSIALTEDESGFYDYFYADRMKYSIDQVTFSDSWLLSYVAPSQMSIRDVMKLVVKQSKLVKELNMKNNLEEDLLYLNFSNAYLNYLYSENNILDEEYVLENINYMYNLSLNYAPYEDLIVKRSYALFCLEFYQKISLPLSVLFFIFLAFGMGMYSNKKYSIVLELVLSILICVFYWVMFIGGKVYTVQYSPNPFLITILPNMMLIFAGLILFVRVLKK; from the coding sequence ATGAGAGTATTAAAAGACAATTATGAATCTTACATAATTATTGAATTTGTTAAGTATTTTTTAATTACTTTTTTATTTTTTTTCTTTGTATTTTTCATAAACCAAATACTTTTTTTTATGAGAATACTCCTTCAAAACTATGTTCCGTTTTTAAAGGCTTTTATTTTTGTTGTATATTCACTTCCTATGATAATTGCTCTTTCGCCCCCATTTGCGGCTTTGCTATCAGTAATACTTACCATTTATAGATTCAAACTTAATAATGAAATATTGGCTTTTAGATCAATTGGAATTTCTATTTTTGATTTGTTAGTTCCATTTTTTAAATTGGGAGTAATTATTGCATTAATTTCTTTTATTGCAAATGATTTTTTGTTGCCCCTTGGTTCTATTGGTAGGTTAAAAATTTTTAATGAAATTAAGGAAGAAATACCTCATTTGATATTGAAACCTTATTCAAGCAAACAGTATGGAGATTTAATATTTGTATCAGGAGAAAAATCTGAGCGGGGGTATAGAAATGTTACTTTTTTCGATAATACTAAACTTAAAGGTCATGACAGGATATTGATGGCAAGGGAACTTAACATTCAAAAAGAAAACCATCAGGTATATTTTATTTTAAATGATGTTTTATCTATTGCCTTAACAGAGGACGAGAGTGGGTTTTATGACTATTTTTATGCTGATCGGATGAAATATTCAATTGATCAAGTTACGTTCAGTGATAGTTGGTTGTTAAGTTATGTAGCACCATCTCAAATGAGTATTAGAGATGTTATGAAACTTGTTGTGAAGCAAAGTAAGTTAGTTAAAGAGTTAAATATGAAAAATAATTTAGAAGAAGATCTTTTGTATTTGAATTTTTCAAATGCTTATTTGAATTACTTATATTCTGAGAATAATATTTTAGATGAAGAATATGTTCTTGAAAACATAAATTATATGTATAACTTAAGTTTAAATTATGCTCCTTATGAAGATCTGATTGTTAAGAGAAGTTATGCTCTTTTTTGTTTGGAATTTTATCAAAAAATTAGTTTGCCATTATCTGTTCTATTTTTTATCTTCTTAGCTTTTGGTATGGGTATGTATTCAAATAAAAAATATTCTATTGTTTTGGAGCTTGTACTTTCAATTCTTATTTGTGTTTTCTATTGGGTCATGTTCATTGGTGGAAAAGTTTATACTGTGCAATATTCTCCAAATCCTTTTCTTATTACTATTTTACCAAACATGATGTTAATTTTTGCAGGTTTAATACTTTTTGTGAGAGTGTTGAAAAAGTGA
- a CDS encoding LptF/LptG family permease, with protein MKVDKLFVNNISLTFLFMNFLFVILIVLFDLFTNLFNYLDHNLSINDIVYIYYLYLPKCFSDGLALSFLFAVSNLIGNLSMRNEIIGLFSCGISIARILRSIIMLSIVISVMLFFFDNYLVIDTVAKRDAFLKNSIGKQQGVGDRNVIIRDFAREIYNIKHYDIENDIIANLMIILKDQNDNFKKRYDISKAEWIDSGWRLYGVREFSRVERDVLETFHEVLDGRGIVNLEPEYIKIVMLSSKTLNFSRLISWIGALKRENLDYSEALFDFLSRIFFSFRLILLSFTVGFVSLALKKNIFIWSLLNSIAFAVVYVMSIMVFSFLADLDYLPIAVASALPTIFFIIINFIVYNFVCK; from the coding sequence GTGAAAGTAGATAAACTTTTTGTAAATAATATATCGTTGACTTTTCTATTTATGAATTTTCTTTTTGTGATTTTAATTGTGCTTTTCGATTTATTTACAAATCTTTTTAATTATCTTGATCATAATCTTAGTATTAATGATATTGTTTATATCTATTATCTTTATTTGCCAAAGTGTTTTTCAGATGGTTTGGCTTTGTCTTTTCTTTTTGCTGTTTCTAATCTTATTGGCAATCTTTCTATGAGGAATGAAATAATAGGACTTTTTAGTTGTGGTATTTCTATTGCTAGAATATTAAGGTCAATAATTATGCTTAGTATTGTTATTTCTGTAATGCTCTTTTTTTTTGATAATTATTTGGTTATCGATACTGTTGCTAAAAGGGATGCTTTTCTTAAAAATAGTATTGGCAAGCAGCAAGGTGTAGGTGATAGAAATGTAATCATTAGAGATTTTGCAAGAGAAATTTACAATATTAAGCATTATGATATTGAGAATGATATCATTGCTAATTTGATGATTATTTTAAAAGATCAGAATGATAATTTTAAAAAGAGGTATGATATAAGTAAGGCTGAATGGATTGACTCTGGTTGGCGTCTTTATGGTGTAAGAGAATTTTCTAGAGTAGAACGAGATGTATTAGAGACATTTCATGAAGTTCTTGATGGTAGAGGGATTGTTAATTTAGAGCCTGAATATATTAAAATAGTTATGCTTTCATCGAAAACTTTGAATTTTTCAAGGCTTATTAGTTGGATTGGTGCTCTTAAGAGAGAAAATTTGGATTATTCTGAAGCTTTATTTGATTTTTTAAGCAGAATATTTTTTTCATTTAGATTGATACTTCTTAGTTTTACTGTGGGTTTTGTAAGTCTTGCTTTGAAAAAAAATATTTTTATATGGAGTTTGTTAAATAGCATTGCATTTGCCGTTGTATATGTTATGTCGATTATGGTTTTTAGTTTTTTAGCAGATCTTGACTATTTGCCTATAGCAGTTGCAAGTGCATTGCCCACGATTTTTTTTATTATTATTAATTTTATTGTTTATAATTTTGTATGTAAGTAA
- the tgt gene encoding tRNA guanosine(34) transglycosylase Tgt: MFSIIKDDKDSNARLGILELPHGKVETPCFMPVGTLGAMKALNHDVLEKLGCNLMLANTYHLYLRPGIDVIKKYGGLHNFTTWNKNFLTDSGGFQVFSLSNFRKIETEGVDFKSHIDGSRHYFTPESVFKLQEIFESDIIMALDICSSYGIDYSEASLYTNITTSWARRTLRAYENRKEGYDGLLFLITQGNFFKDLRKRSTEAILEFNSPGIAIGGISVGEPKDKYLEILEYNSSLIPKSKPKYVMGIGTPHYILDAIYYGIDIFDCVNPMRIARHGSLLTDNGVLRIKRAEFNVDTCPVERNCSCTLCTRYTRGYLRHLIKSGETLGVMLASEHNIHYMFRLIQKSRDAIMNDDFIKFRKLYLRKYDEGNFYE, from the coding sequence ATGTTTAGTATTATTAAAGATGATAAAGATTCGAATGCAAGACTTGGTATTCTTGAACTTCCTCATGGGAAGGTGGAAACCCCGTGTTTTATGCCAGTTGGTACTTTGGGTGCAATGAAGGCTTTAAATCATGATGTACTTGAGAAGTTGGGATGTAATTTAATGCTTGCGAATACTTACCATCTTTATTTAAGACCTGGTATTGATGTTATAAAAAAGTATGGAGGTTTGCATAATTTTACAACTTGGAATAAAAATTTTTTGACAGATTCTGGGGGATTTCAAGTATTTTCTTTATCTAATTTTAGAAAGATTGAAACTGAGGGAGTAGATTTTAAATCGCATATTGATGGTTCTAGACACTATTTTACACCTGAGAGTGTATTCAAGCTGCAAGAAATTTTTGAGAGTGATATTATTATGGCTCTTGATATATGTAGTTCTTATGGGATTGATTACAGTGAAGCAAGTTTGTATACAAATATTACGACTTCTTGGGCTCGTAGGACATTACGTGCTTATGAAAATAGGAAAGAAGGATATGATGGTCTTTTATTTTTAATAACGCAAGGGAATTTTTTTAAGGATTTGAGAAAAAGAAGTACTGAAGCGATTTTAGAATTCAATAGTCCTGGTATTGCAATTGGCGGAATTTCTGTTGGAGAACCAAAAGATAAATACTTAGAAATTCTTGAATATAATTCTTCGTTAATACCTAAGTCTAAACCAAAATATGTAATGGGAATTGGTACACCTCACTATATATTGGATGCAATATATTATGGTATTGATATTTTTGATTGTGTTAATCCTATGAGAATTGCTAGGCATGGTTCGTTATTGACCGATAATGGAGTATTGCGTATTAAGAGAGCTGAATTTAATGTTGATACTTGTCCTGTTGAGAGAAATTGTTCTTGTACCTTATGTACAAGGTATACAAGGGGGTATTTAAGACATTTAATTAAATCAGGAGAGACTCTTGGAGTTATGTTGGCCAGTGAGCATAATATTCATTATATGTTTAGACTTATTCAAAAGTCTCGAGATGCAATTATGAATGATGATTTTATAAAATTTAGGAAGCTTTATTTGCGCAAATATGATGAAGGTAATTTTTATGAATAG
- the murJ gene encoding murein biosynthesis integral membrane protein MurJ translates to MNRDILSTVIVMISIFFSRIMGFVKIKVFSYYFGANLEADIFNYVFNIPNNLRKLISEGAMTSAFMPEFAHERNKSNNHAIDFFRRVITFNIISISFIVCIMIFFSRQIIYFVSSYRDSNLELASYIFNYLILYVLLISLASVFAAVLNSYKFFFIPSFSSVMLSFSIILSISLFYRQYGIYSAVIGVIVGGILQFLVQMINCIYIGITYKPTLNFNDPSFLRFLNRWAHIILSAFLAIVTQQVSFGLASTLDIGSVSVLSNAIVYYQLPVGLFYVSISTVIFPKMVEYASLGNTKELNLILNRGIDILIFLLVPISFLMYIWADPILNLLLTGGKFSVYDTQRTVKVLQYFLIGLPFSSVFGLFQKYYFSVRDSRIPLYFNLFFAVIDIAISVFGVYFYKVVDILPLAQSISFILCVIIFYFFGLKSGIKLEFISSSIALIKAFISIIPLYLFYTLFKNFKWDVGFSFYNFYLLSVAGALSIIILILCYYLLGVSKFFKFISKEVA, encoded by the coding sequence ATGAATAGAGATATTCTTTCAACAGTGATTGTTATGATTTCAATTTTTTTTTCACGTATAATGGGTTTTGTTAAGATAAAAGTATTTTCATATTATTTTGGTGCAAATCTTGAAGCAGATATTTTTAATTATGTTTTTAATATTCCGAATAATTTAAGAAAACTTATTTCAGAAGGTGCAATGACTTCAGCTTTTATGCCTGAATTTGCTCATGAGAGAAATAAATCTAATAATCATGCTATTGATTTTTTCAGACGAGTTATCACGTTTAATATTATAAGTATTAGTTTTATTGTCTGTATTATGATTTTTTTTTCTCGACAAATTATTTATTTTGTATCTTCTTATAGAGATAGTAATTTGGAATTAGCCAGTTATATATTTAATTACTTAATACTTTATGTGTTACTTATAAGTTTGGCATCAGTATTTGCAGCAGTTTTAAATTCTTATAAGTTTTTTTTTATTCCATCTTTTTCGTCTGTTATGCTCTCTTTTAGCATTATATTAAGTATATCTTTGTTTTACAGGCAATATGGCATATATAGTGCTGTTATTGGGGTTATTGTTGGTGGGATTTTGCAGTTTTTAGTTCAGATGATAAATTGTATCTATATTGGTATTACATATAAGCCAACATTGAATTTTAATGATCCTTCATTTTTGAGGTTTTTAAATAGATGGGCACATATAATTTTATCAGCTTTTTTGGCAATTGTTACTCAGCAGGTTTCATTTGGTTTAGCATCAACTTTGGATATTGGAAGCGTTTCTGTTTTAAGTAATGCAATTGTTTATTATCAGCTTCCTGTTGGACTTTTTTATGTCTCTATTTCTACAGTTATTTTTCCTAAGATGGTTGAATATGCTTCTTTAGGTAATACTAAAGAGTTAAATTTGATTTTAAATCGGGGAATTGATATTCTGATTTTTCTTTTAGTTCCAATATCGTTTTTAATGTATATTTGGGCTGATCCTATTTTAAATTTGTTGCTTACAGGGGGTAAATTTTCTGTATATGACACTCAAAGAACAGTTAAGGTACTTCAATATTTTTTAATTGGATTGCCATTCTCTTCAGTTTTTGGATTGTTTCAGAAATATTATTTTTCTGTACGTGATTCAAGAATTCCACTTTATTTTAATCTTTTTTTTGCTGTCATTGATATTGCGATCTCAGTTTTTGGTGTTTACTTTTATAAAGTAGTAGATATTTTGCCTCTTGCGCAATCAATTTCTTTCATTTTATGTGTTATTATTTTTTATTTCTTTGGACTTAAGAGTGGGATAAAACTTGAATTTATTAGCTCTTCAATAGCTCTTATAAAGGCATTTATTTCTATTATTCCTTTATATTTGTTTTATACTCTTTTTAAGAATTTTAAGTGGGATGTAGGATTTAGTTTTTATAATTTTTACTTATTAAGTGTTGCGGGTGCACTTAGTATTATTATTTTAATACTATGTTATTATTTACTTGGTGTTAGTAAGTTTTTTAAATTTATTAGTAAGGAAGTTGCGTGA
- a CDS encoding HEAT repeat domain-containing protein yields the protein MSPIKSLASQEPRSSEGIKESYLDRDTIKNPDLNNINLDVKRVKDIISYGIDTQVIEIINSLKKSGDSEYNALLEKRLQKTFNVDLKLAIIDLFLSLKYSGSVDSANYILDNYEINRYPHSLINLAILYLKEFGNKDALKKTLIDIIENKEGNIVATAAYYLGELSSPEYSKNMMDVYDKYSSNDGVKSAILIAIGKSNAFDYADRLYEISVDSYENPAIKASAIKALSYLMPSKIAASADLYLQTNNNNHNIKIAIVEALSRDVSLKSKEILYDFLRDSDPNIRKSAVEAIKGHGDTASKEVLIYKTKSDPSLKVREASGKALVDMGIDYEDLQTIMLDSSVEHNFKLIMFSYILDKDLNSAHLIALNLLEKENINKPSKLLTNIAMLLAVRKGNFDNFYSKLIESTNIALMNLAIKGAVYNKSSLLSDRLKEIKRTTHSGYLKKLLTNY from the coding sequence ATATCACCAATTAAATCTTTGGCATCTCAGGAACCTAGGAGTAGTGAAGGTATAAAGGAAAGTTATCTTGATAGGGATACTATTAAAAATCCTGATCTTAATAATATTAACTTGGATGTGAAGCGGGTAAAAGATATTATCTCTTATGGGATTGATACTCAAGTTATTGAAATTATTAATAGTCTTAAGAAATCAGGTGATAGTGAGTATAATGCTTTGCTTGAAAAGAGATTGCAGAAAACTTTTAATGTTGATCTTAAATTAGCAATTATTGATTTGTTTTTATCACTTAAATATTCGGGTAGTGTTGATAGTGCTAATTATATTCTTGATAATTATGAGATCAATCGATATCCTCATAGTTTGATTAATTTGGCAATTTTATATCTTAAGGAATTTGGTAATAAGGATGCCTTAAAAAAAACTCTTATTGATATTATTGAGAATAAAGAAGGGAATATTGTAGCTACTGCTGCTTATTATCTTGGTGAGCTTTCTTCTCCTGAATATTCAAAAAATATGATGGATGTTTATGATAAATATTCTAGTAATGATGGAGTTAAATCGGCAATATTAATTGCTATTGGAAAATCTAATGCTTTTGATTATGCGGATAGACTTTATGAAATTTCTGTTGATAGTTATGAAAATCCAGCAATTAAGGCTTCGGCAATTAAGGCATTATCATATCTTATGCCTTCAAAAATAGCAGCGAGTGCCGATTTATATCTTCAAACTAATAATAACAATCATAATATTAAGATTGCCATTGTGGAGGCACTCTCAAGGGATGTTTCTTTGAAATCAAAAGAGATTCTATATGATTTTTTAAGAGATTCTGATCCTAACATTAGGAAGAGTGCTGTTGAAGCTATTAAAGGTCATGGTGATACTGCTTCAAAAGAGGTATTAATTTATAAGACAAAAAGTGACCCTTCTTTAAAAGTCAGAGAAGCATCCGGTAAAGCTTTAGTAGATATGGGGATTGATTATGAAGATTTACAAACTATCATGCTTGATTCTAGTGTTGAGCATAACTTTAAACTTATTATGTTTAGTTATATTTTAGATAAAGATTTAAATTCGGCACATTTAATTGCTTTAAATCTTTTAGAAAAGGAAAATATTAATAAGCCTTCAAAGTTGCTTACAAATATTGCTATGTTGCTTGCAGTTAGGAAGGGTAATTTTGATAATTTTTATTCTAAGCTCATTGAGAGTACAAATATTGCTTTGATGAATCTTGCAATTAAGGGGGCTGTTTATAATAAATCCTCATTACTCTCAGATAGACTTAAAGAGATAAAGAGGACAACTCATTCAGGTTATTTAAAGAAACTTTTAACAAATTATTGA
- the coaBC gene encoding bifunctional phosphopantothenoylcysteine decarboxylase/phosphopantothenate--cysteine ligase CoaBC: MKKHKNILIGVCGGIAAYKSAYIISSLIKMGYNIKVIMTENATKFITPLTLEIISKNKVITNMWDTTHEEVKHINLARWANLILIIPATYNIISKIASGIADDTLTTVISASTVPTYFAIAMNNIMYQNPILKENIRKLKKYNYKFIEPDEGFLACSLHAIGRLKNENNILNIILKSLEPKLPLKNKKILITASRTEEALDPVRYFSNKSTGQMGFNLGIEAQNLGADVTIITGPSNEKIPYGINVIKIKTALEMYKETINIYEKFDIIIGTAAVADFRPAKTYKTKINKNNIQNLLIKFIKNPDIMKHIGQNKNKNQVVIGFCAQKNAILIEQAKKKLETKNLDYIIANDLKYFGSNLNKIYIINKNSVKELPEMSKKETATEILKILYQ, from the coding sequence ATGAAAAAACACAAAAATATATTGATCGGGGTATGCGGAGGAATTGCAGCCTATAAGTCAGCCTATATCATCTCAAGTTTAATAAAGATGGGATACAATATAAAAGTTATAATGACAGAAAATGCAACTAAATTTATTACTCCCTTAACCTTAGAGATTATCTCTAAGAACAAAGTGATCACAAACATGTGGGATACAACCCATGAAGAAGTAAAACACATAAATTTAGCAAGATGGGCAAATTTAATATTAATTATTCCAGCAACATACAATATCATTTCTAAAATTGCATCAGGCATTGCTGATGATACTCTAACTACAGTTATATCTGCAAGTACCGTTCCAACTTATTTTGCAATAGCAATGAACAATATAATGTACCAAAACCCTATCCTAAAAGAAAATATCAGAAAATTAAAAAAATATAATTATAAATTCATTGAACCTGATGAAGGATTTTTAGCATGTTCTTTACATGCTATTGGACGTCTTAAAAATGAAAACAATATTTTAAACATAATATTAAAATCATTAGAGCCAAAATTACCTTTAAAAAATAAAAAAATACTAATAACCGCTTCCCGTACTGAAGAAGCATTAGATCCAGTTCGTTACTTCTCCAATAAATCAACAGGACAAATGGGTTTCAATTTAGGCATTGAAGCACAAAACCTTGGAGCAGACGTAACAATAATTACAGGCCCCAGCAATGAAAAAATACCTTATGGAATAAACGTTATTAAAATAAAAACAGCATTAGAGATGTATAAAGAAACAATAAACATATACGAAAAATTCGATATAATAATTGGCACTGCCGCTGTTGCAGACTTTAGGCCCGCCAAAACTTACAAGACTAAAATCAACAAAAATAATATACAAAACCTCCTTATTAAATTCATCAAAAATCCAGACATAATGAAACATATAGGCCAAAATAAAAATAAAAACCAAGTCGTTATTGGATTTTGTGCTCAAAAAAATGCGATCCTAATAGAACAAGCTAAAAAAAAATTGGAGACAAAAAATCTAGACTACATTATTGCAAATGACCTAAAATACTTTGGCTCAAACTTAAACAAAATTTATATAATAAACAAAAATAGTGTTAAAGAACTTCCTGAAATGTCTAAAAAAGAAACAGCAACTGAAATTTTAAAAATTTTATATCAATAA
- a CDS encoding DUF997 domain-containing protein, whose product MYLFLFIWWLFSVYLSYFSIFIFNIPLWFFSACIFFPIFSFLLVFIFVIFFKSD is encoded by the coding sequence ATGTATTTATTTCTTTTTATTTGGTGGCTTTTTTCAGTTTATTTATCTTATTTTTCTATTTTCATATTTAATATTCCTCTTTGGTTTTTTTCAGCGTGTATTTTTTTTCCTATTTTTAGTTTTTTATTGGTTTTTATTTTTGTAATCTTTTTTAAGAGTGACTAA
- the panF gene encoding sodium/pantothenate symporter has product MTKGFFLFFVFLILYCAFGVFSRRKKEGTLFLRNYFLANNGLNFLVMALVVASSYVSASSFISGPSAVYRYGLSFIFLAVIQIPTSLISFVIIGEKLNLEAKKINAINVIDYIGYRYLSRSLVLVSSVILIFFSLFLISAQLMGGAKLLEVFFQIDYTDALIFFSLFIFLYVCLGGFKMIAYMDLVQGILMLISSILLFLRLVDLGDGISNLFKMAQLNLKDDLFLPSNLDLKIEYIISFWILIGIGILGLPQFVNNFIAFKDIKAIRLSLPVVTFVIGFLVVIMHFIGFLSLVIFPEFEPNDKVILNVALKVLSPNIFILFFVGLLSAIMSTIDSSFLLLSSIWVKAILLLNKNIGVKIGINKITIISNVFFMLLIVFLSLKPPDFLLFLNIFAIGALEVSFFSIIVFGLYFSFVSKISAFVSQVLGLLSYLIMISYGALGNYYFHPVVPSLFVAVCSFLIVNFVCRKCSKI; this is encoded by the coding sequence GTGACTAAAGGATTTTTTTTATTTTTTGTCTTTTTGATTTTGTATTGTGCTTTTGGAGTCTTTTCTAGAAGGAAAAAAGAAGGTACATTATTTTTACGTAATTATTTTCTTGCAAATAATGGTTTGAATTTTTTGGTGATGGCATTGGTTGTTGCTTCTAGCTATGTTAGTGCTAGTAGTTTTATTTCAGGTCCTTCGGCTGTTTATAGATATGGATTATCTTTTATATTTTTGGCAGTTATTCAAATTCCTACAAGTTTAATTTCATTTGTCATTATTGGTGAAAAATTGAACTTAGAAGCTAAAAAAATCAATGCAATCAATGTTATTGATTATATTGGATATAGATATCTGAGTCGTTCTTTAGTTTTAGTTAGTAGTGTTATATTAATTTTTTTCTCTTTATTTTTAATTTCAGCTCAACTTATGGGGGGTGCTAAGCTTTTAGAGGTTTTTTTTCAAATTGATTATACAGATGCTCTTATTTTTTTCTCTTTATTTATTTTTTTATATGTGTGTTTGGGGGGATTTAAGATGATAGCATATATGGATTTAGTACAAGGAATTTTGATGCTCATATCATCTATATTGTTATTTTTAAGATTAGTTGATTTGGGAGATGGAATTAGTAATCTTTTTAAAATGGCTCAGCTGAATCTTAAAGATGATTTATTTTTGCCATCAAACTTGGATTTGAAAATTGAATATATAATTTCTTTTTGGATATTAATAGGAATTGGAATATTGGGACTTCCACAATTTGTTAATAATTTTATAGCATTTAAAGATATAAAAGCTATTAGATTGTCTCTTCCCGTTGTTACTTTTGTAATAGGATTTTTAGTTGTTATTATGCATTTTATAGGGTTTTTATCTCTTGTTATTTTTCCTGAATTTGAACCAAATGATAAAGTTATTTTAAATGTAGCATTAAAGGTATTAAGTCCTAATATATTTATATTATTTTTTGTAGGACTTTTGTCAGCGATAATGTCTACAATAGATTCAAGTTTTCTTTTATTGTCTTCCATTTGGGTAAAGGCAATATTGTTATTAAATAAGAATATTGGTGTTAAGATTGGAATTAATAAAATTACTATTATTTCCAATGTTTTTTTTATGTTGCTGATAGTTTTTTTATCTTTAAAACCACCTGACTTTTTGCTTTTCTTAAATATTTTTGCAATTGGGGCTTTGGAAGTCTCATTTTTTTCTATTATTGTTTTTGGACTTTATTTTTCTTTTGTCAGCAAGATCTCAGCTTTTGTTTCTCAGGTTTTGGGACTTTTAAGTTATTTGATCATGATTTCTTATGGTGCATTGGGTAATTATTATTTTCATCCTGTTGTTCCTTCACTTTTTGTTGCTGTATGTTCATTTTTAATAGTTAATTTTGTTTGTAGAAAATGTAGTAAAATTTAG
- a CDS encoding RluA family pseudouridine synthase, with the protein MLFLNASDDGKYIVINVLQNDDGKRLDSVLIKFLKFPKSKIIRHIRNGDILLNNLKVSFSHRIFQDDKIYLYKPLLQGLSLNKVTVKNESAILRDVERRIVYEDSDLLVINKRKGILVYGDQYSLDTLINAYLLDEHLGSLSFKPSAVHRLDRNTSGLVIFAKNVNSARILSKAFSIGIVTKKYLALLDGVIKKPLTYKNFLYRDKIGKKTFIINDVDKYNAITDVKPILVSKSSTLAEVSIKTGFTHQIRAQCAFNKHALINDRKYDSKFRKTNYFLHSFLIKFNQSLFLRNEFFVEPGSDFLKQINNIFGVYDFKEFI; encoded by the coding sequence ATGTTATTTTTGAATGCTAGTGATGATGGTAAATATATTGTTATTAATGTTTTGCAAAATGACGATGGTAAAAGACTTGATTCAGTGTTGATAAAGTTTTTAAAATTTCCTAAATCTAAAATAATCAGACATATTAGGAATGGAGATATCCTTTTAAATAATTTGAAAGTTTCTTTTTCTCATAGAATTTTTCAGGATGATAAAATTTATTTGTATAAACCTTTGTTGCAAGGTTTAAGTTTAAACAAGGTAACCGTTAAAAATGAGTCGGCTATATTAAGAGATGTGGAGAGAAGGATAGTATATGAGGATTCAGATTTGCTTGTAATTAATAAGCGCAAGGGAATTTTGGTTTATGGTGATCAATATTCCCTTGATACTTTGATTAATGCTTATCTTTTAGATGAACATCTTGGTTCTCTTAGTTTTAAACCCTCAGCTGTTCATAGGTTAGATAGAAATACTTCAGGACTTGTTATCTTTGCAAAAAATGTAAATTCTGCGAGGATTTTAAGTAAAGCATTTAGCATTGGTATTGTTACTAAAAAATATTTAGCTTTACTTGATGGTGTGATTAAAAAACCTTTAACTTATAAGAACTTTTTATATCGTGATAAAATTGGAAAAAAAACTTTTATTATTAACGATGTAGATAAATATAATGCTATAACTGATGTTAAACCAATTTTAGTTTCTAAATCTTCAACACTTGCAGAGGTGTCTATTAAGACAGGCTTTACACATCAGATAAGAGCTCAGTGTGCTTTTAATAAACATGCTTTGATTAATGATAGGAAATATGATTCTAAATTTAGAAAAACCAATTACTTTTTGCATTCTTTTTTGATAAAATTTAACCAGTCGTTATTTTTAAGAAATGAATTTTTTGTTGAACCTGGTTCAGATTTTTTAAAACAGATAAATAATATTTTTGGTGTATATGACTTTAAAGAATTTATTTAA